Genomic window (Salvelinus alpinus chromosome 26, SLU_Salpinus.1, whole genome shotgun sequence):
aatattcctcaccaagagattcattattcacagaaatgactacatttattccaaattttaacttattaaacccagaggaaaaactaaaaatactcatgggcgaaggagcaatggctcctcttgcagccaaatatgtatttgcctgccatagcctaagggacactgaataataacatctgcatagtaagcagtaacttacttattattactGAATGCTTTTTGTTACCACCATTTGTGAATGTCACATCCACAAAAAGTGTCTCCAAATGATAAAGTATACTATTATGGTtagaataatttttttttttacatttacaatgaTATCCTAAAAAAGGGAATCAAATGTGTATGTATTGTGGGCTAGTCACATCACCATTCAAATTAGTTTCACCATTCTTACCAACGGTTATGAACCAACAATACACTgttaaattgattcaattgtttacTCAATTActaaacaaaatactttttcacgaTGGCATAAAGCAACTGGTGACAGATCATTCCCCCCAAATCGTCAAATCTCAGAGAGCGCATTGCGTAATGTCTGATGATGCAGAGAAAATGAACAAAAACCagcatccctcctctcatccctttcaGTCAGGCCCACTCTCCGTATTTAGTGACACCACTGTGACTTCGATGCGCGCACTGACTCCCTGTTTCACTTGCTACAACTTTGGATGAAAGAAACACTGGACACAACGGCATGCTCTCACCTTTACGCACGATATGACAAGGAATACGCAATGCTTATTTTGCAAGTGTGAGACAGAAAGTGGAAATATATGTTTTGGAATTGAAGCACAATACCCTACCATGGATGTCTTTTTCAACTAGTAGGTTGACAGGCTTACTTCCCATAGTATTATATACTAGCCTTCTACCGtgtaatagcctactgattcggTTATAGGCCTACGTGTAGCGAGAAGGCTACTTTATAAGTTAATTGTTTTCTCTCTACTCGACATATTCAGAGAACTGAAAATGGAAAATGTTACTGAAGCTCAAGATAATCAGACTTGGGGGACTTGGACGGACCAAATAATCGAATACAAAGTGGTGAGCACTTTGTTAGTTTTCGTGATATGCGCCTTTGGGATCGTTGGTAATGTTATGGTGATCTTAGTGGTGCTTACCACTAAACACATGAGGACACCCACCAACTGCTACCTGGTGAGCTTGGCCGTTGCAGATCTCATCGTACTAACTGCGGCGGGCTTACCGAATATCACGGACAGCATCTTCGGGTCTTGGGTGTTCGGCCGCTCAGGATGTCTCGGAATCACCTACCTCCAGTACCTGGGAATCAATGCATCGTCCTGCTCTATCACCGCCTTTACCATCGAAAGGTACATCGCTATTTGCCACCCGATAAAAGCCCAGTTGCTGTGCACACTGTCCAGAGCCAAGAAGATAATATTGTTTGTCTGGGGTTTCACTTTACTCTACTCCGTCATGTGGTTCTACCTGTCAGATATCAAAGAAGAAGCATATGAGAACGACGTGACCATCGTGATATGCAGCTACAAAGTTTCAAGACAACTCTATTTGCCCATTTACTTTTTGGATTTCGGGATATTTTTTGTTGTGCCGCTTATGCTGGCTACCATTCTGTATGGTCTCATCGCCAGAATCCTGATCATGAATCCGTTACCTTCTGAACGCAAGGATAAAAGTAAAAATGAACAAAGCAACACAACGAGGGGATGTAAAAACTCCCACCACACCAGCACTACCGCTACTTCTCGGAGACAGGTGATTTGCGGTTCCTAAAAAAATAAGTGCGCTCCTATTCATTAGCAATTGATAATAAATTGGAATGCACATGGGTGAGTTAGCTTTTTGACACAACATCAGGAGTCGGGTACCTAAAACTACAAGTGCGCTCCTATTCATTGGGTATTGGTAATACATTGGAATACAGAATGGTAGCCAGCATAAGCGGTGAGTTAGCTTTGGGACACTACGGGAGTGTGTAGCTTTTTGACACAACATCAGCAGTCTGTGTGCAGCCTGGTCTCATTTCGTATTATttcctctctgcattgttgggaattaagcatttcactgttccaATCGAATCaaaatccaatcaaattgtattggtcacatacacgtgttaagcagatgttattgcgagtgtagcgaacttattgtgcttctagttcctacAGTGCAGccatatctaacaagtaatatctaacaattccacaagaaATACGTAATGGAAtatggaatggaataagaatatataaatatatggatgagcaatgacagagtgacataggctaagatgcaaaagatagtatagaatactgtatatacatacgagatgagtaatgtgtaaacattattaaaatgactagtgttccatttattaaagtggccagtgctTTCTAgactatgcctataggcagcagcctctaatgtactagtgatggctgtttaatagtctgatggccttgagataaaagctgtttttcagtctcccggtcccagctttgatgcacctgtactgacctcaccttctggatggtagcggggtgtccaggcagtggctcaggtggttgttgtccttgatgctcCTTTTGGCCttactgtgacatcgggtgctgtaggtgtcctggaggccaggtagtttgcctccggtaatgcgttgtgcagaccgcaccaccctctggagagcctttaCGGTTGTGCGCGGTGCAATtgcgtaccaggcggtgatacagcccgacaggatgctctcaattgtgcatctgtaaaagtttgtgaggtgtttaggtgacaagccacattccttcagcctcctgaggttgaagaggtgctgttgcaccttcttcaccaaactTTCTCTGTGGGTAGACCATTTCAGTTGGTCAGTGAtctgtacgccgaggaacttaaagctttccaccttctccactgctctcccatcgatgtggataggggggtggtccctctgctgtttcctgaagtccacgatcatctcctttgttttgttgatgttgagtgagaggctattttcctgacaccacactccgagagccattacctggtgttgaatgctgagctatagtcaatgcaTTGTTTggaattaagcatttcactgttagtctacacctgttgtttacgaagcatgtgacaaataaaattggaatTTGGTATTACATCAAACTGACCCCTAGCTTTGGGACATAACATCCAGAGTAGGCCTACTGAGGGAGTCCAAATAAAATCATATTTGATTTGTCATATGCTTGtaaaaaacaggtgtagactaacagtgcaaTGCttatttcccaacaatgcagagaggaaAAATAGAGAAATCATCCAAAAataataacacgaggaataaatacacaatgagtaatgataacttgactatatacaAGGGGAACCAGTAGttagtcgatgtgcaggggtgcgAGGTGTTtgaggtacagtatatacagtatgtactgtacatatatgtAGAGATAAAGTGACTAATATTATAATAATTTGAAATAATGATCAGTTTTTATAAGCTAACTAATCCAAACAACTAATGTTACATGTGTATTACACGTTTAAAGTGACAGTTCACTACAAAATCAAAGTTATTCAGATGATTGTATAGCCCAATCTGTAGATCCAATATACTTCAATTCCAAATGAATGAGAAATATAGGCACCATCTGAAATTATATGGAACCTTGAGACATAAACAGTATAGCTGGATC
Coding sequences:
- the trhrb gene encoding thyrotropin-releasing hormone receptor b codes for the protein MENVTEAQDNQTWGTWTDQIIEYKVVSTLLVFVICAFGIVGNVMVILVVLTTKHMRTPTNCYLVSLAVADLIVLTAAGLPNITDSIFGSWVFGRSGCLGITYLQYLGINASSCSITAFTIERYIAICHPIKAQLLCTLSRAKKIILFVWGFTLLYSVMWFYLSDIKEEAYENDVTIVICSYKVSRQLYLPIYFLDFGIFFVVPLMLATILYGLIARILIMNPLPSERKDKSKNEQSNTTRGCKNSHHTSTTATSRRQVTKMLAVVVILFAVLWMPYRTLVVVNSFLEQAYMNTWFILFCRSCVYLNSAINPIIYNAMSQKFRAAFRKLCLCGRKGSGKPTGGTYGVALTYSVVKDTSMVETTDQFNTELDEITVTCELPDKKMVFQDTCVYSKVTLCND